A region from the uncultured Draconibacterium sp. genome encodes:
- a CDS encoding RagB/SusD family nutrient uptake outer membrane protein has product MKNKTIIILAIIAAGFLISCSDSFLEMPPKSIISNDQLLTPENAEGMVIAAYAELGNDHYTAPNSLWPYADNTSGDSYKGGGGTGDIWEFNFMELFAFNTTDNPLVDQKWYRLYVGVGRANEALKVINQLSEDEYPEKTERQAEMRFLRAHHYFILKTMFKYIPWIDETVVGDAYNEVSNREFSDQELWDKIAAEFAFAASNLPESQSDKGRPNKYAAKAYLAKTKLYQAYEQGEDNSVTSINSSKLQEVVSLVDEVSAHYALFSDFGYNFLWSHDDGSTESVFSIQRSVDDGTPKGRLDWGNMLNYPMNPEYGCCWFHIPTQNLVNSFKTDGKGLPQFDTFNDSDVLEGADFYNNSFDVRLDHTVAIPGHPWKYDPNFIYQKDWARATQIYGHFSSLKENQSPDCACFQKVPPFMASSKNTDIIRFADVLLWKAEALIELGRQDEALPIINEIRQRAINSAGMLKMGDGNPSSNYKMDIYKPGENCDWTQEFARQALRWERRLELAMEGIRFFDLVRWGIAGDYINSYFAEEKTKREYLKDGHFTEGKHEYFAIPQNQIDFSKGLYKQNSGW; this is encoded by the coding sequence ATGAAGAATAAAACAATAATAATATTAGCAATCATAGCAGCAGGTTTTTTAATTTCCTGTTCTGATTCCTTTCTTGAGATGCCTCCAAAGAGCATCATCAGCAACGACCAGCTTCTAACCCCAGAGAATGCTGAAGGAATGGTAATTGCCGCTTATGCTGAGCTTGGCAACGACCACTACACTGCACCCAATTCGCTTTGGCCATATGCCGACAATACCAGTGGAGATTCTTACAAAGGCGGTGGCGGAACCGGTGATATCTGGGAATTCAATTTTATGGAACTTTTTGCCTTTAATACAACCGATAACCCACTTGTTGACCAGAAATGGTACCGGTTATATGTGGGCGTTGGCCGTGCAAACGAAGCCTTGAAAGTTATTAACCAGCTTTCAGAAGATGAGTATCCTGAGAAAACTGAACGCCAGGCAGAAATGCGTTTTTTAAGGGCACATCATTATTTCATATTAAAAACCATGTTTAAATACATTCCGTGGATTGATGAAACAGTGGTTGGCGATGCTTATAACGAAGTATCGAACCGCGAATTTTCGGACCAGGAATTGTGGGATAAAATTGCTGCCGAATTTGCTTTTGCAGCCAGTAACCTTCCTGAATCACAAAGCGATAAGGGAAGACCTAATAAATATGCTGCCAAAGCATACCTGGCTAAAACAAAATTATATCAGGCTTACGAACAGGGCGAAGATAATTCAGTAACCAGTATCAATTCATCAAAATTACAGGAAGTTGTCAGCCTTGTTGATGAAGTATCGGCACATTACGCCTTGTTTTCAGATTTTGGTTACAACTTTCTTTGGAGCCACGACGATGGAAGTACAGAATCTGTTTTTTCTATTCAGCGTTCGGTGGACGACGGAACACCAAAAGGGCGTTTAGATTGGGGAAATATGCTGAATTACCCAATGAACCCGGAGTACGGCTGTTGCTGGTTCCATATCCCGACACAGAACCTGGTTAACTCGTTTAAAACCGACGGGAAAGGTTTACCTCAGTTCGATACATTTAACGACTCGGATGTTCTTGAAGGCGCTGATTTTTACAACAATTCTTTTGATGTGCGATTAGATCATACCGTTGCCATTCCGGGGCACCCCTGGAAATACGACCCCAATTTTATCTATCAGAAAGACTGGGCCAGGGCAACACAGATTTATGGGCATTTCTCTTCACTGAAAGAAAACCAATCGCCTGATTGCGCTTGTTTTCAGAAAGTACCGCCGTTTATGGCAAGCTCGAAAAATACCGACATTATTCGTTTTGCCGACGTGTTACTATGGAAAGCTGAAGCATTAATTGAACTGGGACGCCAGGATGAAGCACTGCCGATTATCAATGAGATTCGGCAACGAGCAATCAATAGCGCAGGTATGTTGAAAATGGGTGATGGCAACCCAAGCTCAAACTACAAAATGGACATTTACAAACCGGGCGAAAATTGCGACTGGACCCAGGAATTTGCCCGTCAGGCTTTGCGCTGGGAAAGAAGGCTTGAATTGGCCATGGAGGGAATTCGTTTCTTTGATTTGGTACGTTGGGGAATAGCCGGAGATTATATCAATAGCTATTTTGCTGAAGAAAAAACCAAAAGGGAATACCTGAAAGATGGTCATTTTACAGAAGGAAAGCATGAGTACTTTGCCATTCCACAAAACCAAATTGATTTTAGCAAAGGTTTGTATAAACAAAATTCTGGTTGGTAG
- a CDS encoding TonB-dependent receptor, translating to MMKLFKFKKAGKGILIVLLSLLSTVSFAQQATVTGKVTDSNGESLPGVTIVEKGTTNGTVTSIDGDYTISVSDDATLVFSFVGMNTQEIAIGGQTTINVQLHEEAVGLEQIVVTGYQTQKKADLTGAISVVEMDEVKETPTGNAVKALQGRVAGLYVTTDGNPGSYATVRIRGGSTMGGGSNDPLYIIDGVPTTGGIEQLNPNDIESMQVLKDASAASIYGARANNGVILITTKKGKEGVTKVEFSSYATVQQYTSKLDVLNTYDRGYVNWQAAINDGLTPTSSIYKYDWHTDGDNAVLDRILLPEYIDPAQTMRPADTRWYDEISQTSLIQSYNLTISNGNERGSSLLSLNYYNHDGIIKETNSNKITARLNSDYNFWDGKLKVGENLNVSKIYNAEIPTGDVMYLALVQQPVVPVHSVDGGWGGPAPGMTDRHNPVRLIEQNKQNKGKSARIFGNIYADLELMKGLHFRTSYGVDYTQTYRRKMDYSYESGFLISDINRTTTSQSHNLSWTWTNTLNYKIEKEKHSLDVVAGTEAIKYEDEWFWASREGFVLEDPDYMYLDAGTEKVLNGGGGSGNSLFSVFAKANYVFDSKYLLSATLRRDGSSRFGKDNLYGIFPAFSLGWRISEENFMESVSSVSNLKLRAGWGITGNQQISNEAIYSIYRTDYGVDPTWVFDSGTAYDIMGMDTGTLPSGFRKIREGNPLLKWEEANQTNLGIDFGLFEQAIYGNVDYFFKETKDILIEPPYLAAKGEGGNQWVNGATLENKGWEFVIGYRKDFASGLSMDLAANISSYKRKVTYLPDEVLTGYPGDPGTNKTVIGHSDLVHFGYIADGIFQNQDEVDAHADQTGKGVGRLRYKDIGGLDADGNFVYEPDGVVDALDRTWIGDPNPDFEYGLNTSFSYKNFDLNIFFQGIYGADVYNEFKHLTDFTSIWQGTNFGTRTLDAWTPTNTGSTIPMLTLTDTNNENRGSTYFIENGSYLKLRNLQLGYNLPKNFIDKAKLSSARIYLQGQNLFTIKDTKGSNQFTGVDPESPGFAYPIPASYTIGVNVTF from the coding sequence ATGATGAAACTATTCAAATTTAAAAAAGCAGGCAAAGGGATACTTATTGTCCTTTTGAGTTTGCTTTCAACAGTGTCGTTTGCTCAGCAGGCCACTGTTACCGGGAAAGTGACCGACTCTAATGGAGAAAGTTTGCCCGGAGTTACTATTGTTGAAAAAGGAACAACAAACGGAACTGTCACCAGTATCGATGGAGATTATACTATTTCTGTTTCAGATGATGCAACACTTGTATTCAGTTTTGTAGGTATGAACACGCAGGAAATTGCGATAGGCGGTCAAACAACAATTAATGTACAATTGCATGAAGAAGCAGTTGGTTTGGAACAAATTGTTGTAACGGGCTATCAAACTCAGAAAAAAGCTGATTTAACAGGTGCTATCAGTGTTGTTGAAATGGATGAAGTGAAGGAAACGCCAACCGGTAACGCTGTTAAAGCGTTGCAAGGCCGGGTAGCCGGACTTTATGTAACTACCGATGGTAATCCTGGATCATACGCCACCGTTCGGATCAGGGGTGGTAGTACCATGGGCGGAGGAAGTAACGATCCTCTGTATATTATTGATGGTGTACCTACAACAGGGGGAATTGAGCAACTTAATCCCAACGACATCGAATCGATGCAGGTATTAAAAGATGCATCAGCTGCCAGTATTTATGGTGCGCGGGCAAACAACGGCGTAATTCTTATCACCACTAAAAAAGGGAAAGAAGGAGTTACCAAAGTTGAATTCAGCTCTTATGCCACCGTTCAGCAATATACATCAAAACTCGACGTGTTGAATACCTATGACCGTGGATATGTAAACTGGCAGGCTGCCATCAACGACGGGCTGACTCCAACTTCAAGTATTTATAAATACGACTGGCACACGGATGGCGACAATGCAGTGCTCGACAGAATTTTATTACCTGAATACATCGATCCGGCCCAAACCATGCGTCCGGCTGATACTCGATGGTACGACGAAATTTCCCAAACTTCACTCATTCAATCGTATAACCTCACAATCTCTAACGGAAATGAGAGAGGAAGTTCACTTCTGTCGTTGAATTATTACAACCACGACGGGATTATCAAAGAAACCAATTCGAATAAAATTACCGCACGTTTAAATTCCGATTATAATTTTTGGGATGGTAAATTAAAAGTGGGAGAAAACCTGAATGTTTCAAAAATCTACAATGCAGAAATCCCAACCGGCGATGTAATGTATCTGGCATTGGTGCAACAGCCCGTAGTTCCGGTACATTCTGTTGATGGTGGTTGGGGAGGCCCTGCTCCCGGTATGACAGACCGGCACAATCCGGTTCGTTTAATCGAACAGAACAAACAAAACAAAGGCAAATCAGCACGAATATTTGGAAATATTTATGCCGATCTGGAATTAATGAAAGGGTTGCATTTCAGGACCAGTTATGGTGTGGATTATACCCAGACCTACCGACGTAAAATGGATTATAGTTATGAGTCGGGCTTTTTAATTAGCGACATTAACCGTACAACCACCTCACAGTCGCACAATTTATCGTGGACCTGGACCAATACTTTGAATTACAAGATTGAAAAAGAAAAACACAGCCTCGATGTGGTTGCAGGTACTGAAGCCATTAAGTATGAAGATGAATGGTTCTGGGCAAGCCGCGAAGGTTTTGTTCTGGAAGACCCTGACTACATGTATCTTGATGCAGGAACTGAAAAAGTATTAAACGGAGGTGGTGGATCAGGCAACTCATTGTTTTCTGTTTTTGCAAAAGCCAACTATGTATTTGATTCAAAATATTTGCTTTCTGCAACACTTCGCCGCGACGGTTCTTCACGTTTTGGTAAAGATAATTTGTACGGAATCTTCCCTGCCTTTTCTTTAGGCTGGAGAATCAGCGAAGAAAACTTTATGGAGTCGGTTTCTTCAGTTTCAAACCTGAAATTAAGAGCCGGTTGGGGGATTACCGGGAATCAGCAAATTAGCAACGAAGCCATTTATTCAATATATCGTACCGATTATGGTGTTGATCCTACATGGGTTTTCGATTCTGGAACAGCTTATGATATTATGGGAATGGATACTGGTACGCTACCTTCCGGATTCAGAAAAATCCGTGAGGGAAATCCACTACTCAAATGGGAAGAAGCCAACCAGACAAACCTCGGTATCGACTTTGGTTTATTTGAACAGGCCATTTACGGAAATGTCGATTATTTCTTCAAGGAAACAAAAGATATTCTGATTGAACCGCCTTATCTTGCAGCAAAAGGTGAAGGTGGAAACCAGTGGGTAAACGGTGCCACACTTGAAAATAAAGGGTGGGAATTTGTTATAGGTTACCGGAAAGATTTCGCAAGTGGCTTAAGTATGGACTTAGCCGCAAATATATCATCGTATAAACGGAAAGTAACCTATTTACCCGATGAGGTTCTTACCGGATATCCAGGTGACCCGGGGACCAACAAAACAGTAATCGGACATTCCGATTTGGTACACTTTGGATACATTGCTGATGGAATTTTCCAGAACCAGGACGAGGTGGATGCGCATGCCGATCAAACCGGTAAAGGAGTTGGCAGACTTCGTTACAAAGATATCGGCGGATTAGATGCCGATGGTAATTTCGTTTATGAACCCGATGGTGTTGTTGATGCACTGGACAGGACATGGATTGGTGATCCGAACCCTGATTTTGAATACGGATTAAACACTAGTTTTTCGTATAAGAACTTTGATTTAAATATTTTCTTTCAGGGAATTTATGGGGCCGATGTTTACAACGAATTTAAACACCTCACCGACTTTACATCCATCTGGCAGGGAACAAACTTTGGTACAAGAACATTGGATGCCTGGACGCCAACCAATACAGGTTCTACTATACCGATGTTAACACTTACAGATACCAACAATGAAAACCGGGGTTCAACCTATTTTATTGAGAACGGTTCGTATCTGAAATTAAGAAATTTACAGTTGGGTTATAACCTTCCAAAGAACTTTATTGATAAAGCTAAACTATCATCTGCACGGATTTACCTGCAAGGACAAAACCTGTTTACAATAAAAGATACAAAAGGTAGCAACCAGTTTACAGGTGTTGATCCTGAATCGCCCGGATTTGCCTACCCAATTCCGGCAAGTTATACTATCGGTGTTAATGTAACTTTCTAA
- a CDS encoding carbohydrate kinase, with translation MKIKNKEILCIGEVLWDRLPSGAKPGGAPMNVALHLNAIGMDVAIASSIGNDNEGKELKAFLNESGLGTSLIQEDEYLPTSEVLVHLDENNNATYEICEPVAWDNIKLTDSLMEKARDAGLLIYGTLASRNPITRQTITRLLTYEGLKLMDVNFRKPYDNQDVVELLLRDTDIVKMNDDELVIFANWYNKHKYDEKSLIKWFASQYNIKMVCITKGEDGAILYCEGEFYEHQGFKVNAVDTVGAGDAFLAGLISSLINGKTPDEALAFACATGAFVATKTGATPNYDMKEINSILADLSV, from the coding sequence ATGAAAATTAAAAACAAGGAAATATTGTGCATTGGTGAAGTGCTTTGGGACAGGCTACCTTCGGGAGCTAAACCCGGCGGGGCACCAATGAACGTAGCGCTTCACCTGAATGCTATCGGAATGGATGTTGCCATTGCAAGCAGTATCGGGAATGACAATGAAGGAAAAGAATTGAAAGCTTTTTTGAATGAATCCGGGCTTGGTACTTCGTTAATTCAGGAAGATGAATACTTGCCAACCAGCGAAGTTCTTGTTCACTTGGATGAAAATAACAACGCTACATACGAAATATGTGAACCGGTTGCATGGGATAACATTAAACTTACCGACAGCCTAATGGAGAAAGCAAGGGATGCAGGCCTTCTTATTTACGGTACACTTGCATCGCGTAATCCGATTACTCGGCAAACAATAACACGCTTGCTTACTTATGAAGGGCTAAAGTTAATGGATGTCAACTTTCGTAAACCGTATGATAATCAGGACGTAGTTGAGTTACTACTTAGGGACACCGACATAGTAAAAATGAACGATGATGAATTAGTCATTTTTGCAAACTGGTACAACAAACATAAATACGACGAGAAAAGCTTGATTAAATGGTTTGCTTCACAATACAACATAAAGATGGTGTGTATAACAAAAGGTGAAGACGGAGCTATTTTGTACTGCGAAGGTGAATTTTATGAGCATCAGGGATTTAAGGTAAATGCAGTTGATACTGTTGGAGCCGGAGACGCATTTCTGGCCGGTTTAATTTCTTCGCTTATAAATGGTAAAACCCCTGATGAAGCTTTAGCATTTGCATGCGCAACCGGCGCCTTTGTAGCCACAAAAACCGGAGCAACTCCGAACTACGATATGAAAGAAATCAATTCAATATTAGCTGATCTTTCAGTGTAA